Proteins encoded by one window of Microtus pennsylvanicus isolate mMicPen1 chromosome 18, mMicPen1.hap1, whole genome shotgun sequence:
- the Syt3 gene encoding synaptotagmin-3 isoform X1 gives MSGDYEDDLCRRALILVSDLCARVRDADTNDRCQEFNELRIRGYPRGPDADISVSLLSVIVTFCGIVLLGVSLFVSWKLCWVPWRDKGGSAVGGPLRKDLAPGVGLAGLVGGGGHHLGAGLGGHPLLGGPHHHAHTAHHPPFAELLEPGGLGGAEPPEPSYLDMDSYPEAAVASVVAAGVKPSQTSPELPSEGGTGSGLLLLPPSGGGLPSAQSHQQVTSLAHTTRYPALPRPLTQQTLTTQADPSSEERPPALPLPLPGGEEKAKLIGQIKPELYQGTGPGGRRGGGGSGEAGAPCGRISFALRYLYGSDQLVVRILQALDLPAKDSNGFSDPYVKIYLLPDRKKKFQTKVHRKTLNPVFNETFQFSVPLAELAQRKLHFSVYDFDRFSRHDLIGQVVLDNLLELAEQPPDRPLWRDILEGGSEKADLGELNFSLCYLPTAGRLTVTIIKASNLKAMDLTGFSDPYVKASLISEGRRLKKRKTSIKKNTLNPTYNEALVFDVAPESVENVGLSIAVVDYDCIGHNEVIGVCRVGPEAADPHGREHWAEMLANPRKPVEHWHQLVEEKTLTSFTKGGKGLSEKESSE, from the exons ATGTCTGGGGACTACGAAGATGACCTCTGTCGGCGGGCCCTCATCCTGGTCTCAGACCTCTGTGCCCGGGTCCGAGATGCTGATACGAATGATAGGTGCCAAGAGTTCAACGAACTGCGAATCAGAGGCTATCCCCGGGGTCCGGATGCAG ACATTTCCGTGAGCCTGCTGTCGGTCATCGTGACGTTCTGTGGCATTGTCCTCCTGGGAGTCTCTCTCTTCGTGTCCTGGAAGTTGTGCTGGGTGCCCTGGAGGGACAAAGGAGGCTCGGCCGTGGGCGGCCCCCTGCGCAAAGATCTTGCCCCTGGGGTTGGGCTGGCAGGCCTGGTAGGAGGTGGTGGGCACCACCTGGGAGCCGGCCTTGGAGGCCACCCCCTGCTGGGTGGCCCACACcatcatgcacacacagcccACCATCCGCCCTTTGCCGAGCTGCTGGAACCGGGTGGCCTTGGGGGTGCTGAGCCTCCGGAACCTTCCTATCTGGACATGGACTCATATCCAGAGGCTGCTGTGGCCTCTGTGGTAGCCGCTGGGGTCAAACCAAGCCAGACATCCCCAGAGCTGCCTTCTGAGGGGGGGACAGGCTCTGGGCTGCTCCTGCTGCCTCCCAGTGGTGGGGGCTTGCCCAGTGCCCAGTCTCATCAGCAGGTCACAAGTCTAGCGCACACCACCAG GTACCCAGCCCTGCCCCGGCCCCTCACCCAGCAGACCCTGACCACCCAAGCAGACCCAAGCAGCGAGGAACGGCCACCTGCACTGCCCTTACCCCTGCCAGGCGGTGAAGAAAAAGCCAAGCTCATCGGTCAGATCAAGCCAGAGCTGTACCAGGGCACTGGACCTGGTGGCCGGCGAGGCGGCGGGggctctggggaggcaggggcacCCTGTGGCCGCATCAGTTTTGCCCTGCGGTATCTCTATGGTTCTGACCAGCTCGTGGTGCGGATCCTGCAGGCCCTGGACCTCCCAGCAAAGGACTCCAATGGGTTCTCAGACCCCTATGTCAAGATCTACCTGCTGCCTGATCGCAAAAAGAAGTTTCAGACCAAG GTGCACAGGAAGACACTGAACCCTGTCTTCAACGAGACATTCCAGTTCTCGGTGCCTCTGGCCGAGCTGGCGCAGCGCAAGCTGCATTTCAGCGTCTACGACTTTGACCGTTTCTCGCGGCATGATCTCATTGGCCAGGTGGTTTTGGACAACCTTCTGGAGCTGGCTGAGCAGCCCCCTGACCGCCCACTCTGGAGGGACATCCTGGAAGGTGGCTCG GAAAAGGCAGATCTTGGGGAGCTCAACTTCTCTCTCTGCTACCTCCCCACGGCTGGGCGCCTCACCGTGACCATCATTAAAGCCTCTAACCTCAAAGCAATGGACCTCACTGGTTTCTCAG ACCCCTACGTGAAAGCCTCTCTGATCAGTGAGGGGCGACGTCTGAAGAAACGGAAGACCTCCATCAAGAAGAACACGCTGAACCCTACATACAATGAGGCCCTGGTGTTCGACGTGGCCCCCGAGAGTGTGGAGAATGTGGGACTCAGCATCGCAGTGGTGGACTATGATTG CATCGGCCACAACGAGGTGATCGGTGTGTGTCGGGTGGGTCCGGAGGCTGCAGACCCACACGGCAGAGAGCACTGGGCGGAGATGCTGGCGAACCCTCGCAAGCCCGTGGAGCACTGGCACCAGCTAGTGGAG GAGAAGACTCTGACCAGCTTCACGAAAGGTGGCAAAGGACTCTCAGAGAAAGAGAGCTCAGAGTGA
- the Syt3 gene encoding synaptotagmin-3 isoform X2, whose product MTETVFRTSFSNLPPATCRTWCEPHCLDISVSLLSVIVTFCGIVLLGVSLFVSWKLCWVPWRDKGGSAVGGPLRKDLAPGVGLAGLVGGGGHHLGAGLGGHPLLGGPHHHAHTAHHPPFAELLEPGGLGGAEPPEPSYLDMDSYPEAAVASVVAAGVKPSQTSPELPSEGGTGSGLLLLPPSGGGLPSAQSHQQVTSLAHTTRYPALPRPLTQQTLTTQADPSSEERPPALPLPLPGGEEKAKLIGQIKPELYQGTGPGGRRGGGGSGEAGAPCGRISFALRYLYGSDQLVVRILQALDLPAKDSNGFSDPYVKIYLLPDRKKKFQTKVHRKTLNPVFNETFQFSVPLAELAQRKLHFSVYDFDRFSRHDLIGQVVLDNLLELAEQPPDRPLWRDILEGGSEKADLGELNFSLCYLPTAGRLTVTIIKASNLKAMDLTGFSDPYVKASLISEGRRLKKRKTSIKKNTLNPTYNEALVFDVAPESVENVGLSIAVVDYDCIGHNEVIGVCRVGPEAADPHGREHWAEMLANPRKPVEHWHQLVEEKTLTSFTKGGKGLSEKESSE is encoded by the exons ATGACGGAGACAGTCTTCAGGACTTCCTTCTCTAACCTGCCACCCGCTACCTGCAGAACGTGGTGTGAACCCCACTGCCTCG ACATTTCCGTGAGCCTGCTGTCGGTCATCGTGACGTTCTGTGGCATTGTCCTCCTGGGAGTCTCTCTCTTCGTGTCCTGGAAGTTGTGCTGGGTGCCCTGGAGGGACAAAGGAGGCTCGGCCGTGGGCGGCCCCCTGCGCAAAGATCTTGCCCCTGGGGTTGGGCTGGCAGGCCTGGTAGGAGGTGGTGGGCACCACCTGGGAGCCGGCCTTGGAGGCCACCCCCTGCTGGGTGGCCCACACcatcatgcacacacagcccACCATCCGCCCTTTGCCGAGCTGCTGGAACCGGGTGGCCTTGGGGGTGCTGAGCCTCCGGAACCTTCCTATCTGGACATGGACTCATATCCAGAGGCTGCTGTGGCCTCTGTGGTAGCCGCTGGGGTCAAACCAAGCCAGACATCCCCAGAGCTGCCTTCTGAGGGGGGGACAGGCTCTGGGCTGCTCCTGCTGCCTCCCAGTGGTGGGGGCTTGCCCAGTGCCCAGTCTCATCAGCAGGTCACAAGTCTAGCGCACACCACCAG GTACCCAGCCCTGCCCCGGCCCCTCACCCAGCAGACCCTGACCACCCAAGCAGACCCAAGCAGCGAGGAACGGCCACCTGCACTGCCCTTACCCCTGCCAGGCGGTGAAGAAAAAGCCAAGCTCATCGGTCAGATCAAGCCAGAGCTGTACCAGGGCACTGGACCTGGTGGCCGGCGAGGCGGCGGGggctctggggaggcaggggcacCCTGTGGCCGCATCAGTTTTGCCCTGCGGTATCTCTATGGTTCTGACCAGCTCGTGGTGCGGATCCTGCAGGCCCTGGACCTCCCAGCAAAGGACTCCAATGGGTTCTCAGACCCCTATGTCAAGATCTACCTGCTGCCTGATCGCAAAAAGAAGTTTCAGACCAAG GTGCACAGGAAGACACTGAACCCTGTCTTCAACGAGACATTCCAGTTCTCGGTGCCTCTGGCCGAGCTGGCGCAGCGCAAGCTGCATTTCAGCGTCTACGACTTTGACCGTTTCTCGCGGCATGATCTCATTGGCCAGGTGGTTTTGGACAACCTTCTGGAGCTGGCTGAGCAGCCCCCTGACCGCCCACTCTGGAGGGACATCCTGGAAGGTGGCTCG GAAAAGGCAGATCTTGGGGAGCTCAACTTCTCTCTCTGCTACCTCCCCACGGCTGGGCGCCTCACCGTGACCATCATTAAAGCCTCTAACCTCAAAGCAATGGACCTCACTGGTTTCTCAG ACCCCTACGTGAAAGCCTCTCTGATCAGTGAGGGGCGACGTCTGAAGAAACGGAAGACCTCCATCAAGAAGAACACGCTGAACCCTACATACAATGAGGCCCTGGTGTTCGACGTGGCCCCCGAGAGTGTGGAGAATGTGGGACTCAGCATCGCAGTGGTGGACTATGATTG CATCGGCCACAACGAGGTGATCGGTGTGTGTCGGGTGGGTCCGGAGGCTGCAGACCCACACGGCAGAGAGCACTGGGCGGAGATGCTGGCGAACCCTCGCAAGCCCGTGGAGCACTGGCACCAGCTAGTGGAG GAGAAGACTCTGACCAGCTTCACGAAAGGTGGCAAAGGACTCTCAGAGAAAGAGAGCTCAGAGTGA